A genomic window from Chaetodon trifascialis isolate fChaTrf1 chromosome 22, fChaTrf1.hap1, whole genome shotgun sequence includes:
- the LOC139350908 gene encoding uncharacterized protein has translation MDATLPTVMDNSYPPQPKQKIFKQQRNLSRKLDVRTTSQTEEQKERERKWLADRQGEEVEDKRRPQHAIEVDVEINIINNSDDATQSYPVKPCSKHKSTTPHRMRRKPCANVATAGVPSPSPHGDISTNTVPSSPSRASIISETAVEELCNLRNYYSKQLKRINYVSHEYLGQPTEPGVLACIREPLRSLRLPHRETIAQMARSLWTRVSGRNKLVHR, from the coding sequence ATGGATGCGACCTTACCCACAGTCATGGACAACAGCTATCCACCACAAcccaaacagaaaatatttaaacaacAGAGGAATCTGTCCAGGAAACTTGATGTGAGAACAACCAGccagacagaggaacagaaagagagagaaagaaaatggctggcagacagacaaggagaggaagtaGAAGATAAAAGGAGGCCTCAACATGCAATTGAAGTTGATGTTGAAATTAACATTATAAATAACAGTGATGATGCAACACAGTCATATCCAGTTAAGCCTTGTTCCAAACATAAATCCACCACCCCTCACAGAATGAGGAGGAAACCCTGTGCTAATGTTGCAACAGCAGGTGTCCCATCTCCATCCCCACATGGTGACATCTCCACCAACACTGTGCCCAGCTCTCCATCCCGCGCCTCAATCATCTCTGAGACTGCGGTCGAAGAACTGTGTAACCTGAGGAACTACTacagcaaacagctgaagagAATAAACTATGTTTCCCATGAATACCTGGGGCAGCCCACAGAGCCAGGAGTGCTGGCATGTATCAGGGAGCCTCTGAGGAGCCTCCGTCTGCCCCACAGGGAAACCATTGCCCAGATGGCCCGCAGTCTGTGGACACGAGTCAGCGGCCGGAACAAGCTGGTTCACAGGTGA